One part of the Pecten maximus chromosome 9, xPecMax1.1, whole genome shotgun sequence genome encodes these proteins:
- the LOC117334971 gene encoding 28S ribosomal protein S36, mitochondrial-like, which yields MAAPARTFLSAVRPHIPSIKFRYGAGVPSIGSTDASLQPRDAAVVTPPSTAAPASKPVGNTPKGSGIDYNDLPGRYHRKPLTEEEMEFIQRGGPA from the exons ATGGCGGCTCCGGCAAGGACATTTCTC AGTGCTGTAAGACCTCATATACCATCAATAAAGTTTCGTTATGGAGCAGGTGTACCATCAATAGGGAGTACCG ATGCATCATTACAACCCAGAGATGCAGCGGTAGTTACTCCCCCTTCTACAGCAGCACCAGCCAGTAAACCAGTAGGCAACACACCAAAGGGCTCTGGTATTGATTACAATGACCTTCCCGGTCGCTACCATAGGAAACCATTAACAGAAGAGGAAATGGAATTTATAcag AGAGGTGGACCTGCGTAG